A genomic window from Halorubrum lacusprofundi ATCC 49239 includes:
- a CDS encoding DHH family phosphoesterase produces MSSGVSGSARTRYAILGCGSVGHAVAEDLTGRGKDVLILDRDESRVEALRDQDLNARVQDIADPDVVEAIDDRDIVLILASDVEANKAAVSAVRDTGGDHYVVVRASDPVSEDELRERGADVVINPSTVIADSALQSLETGELEYMARQLAEIIEDGDGRMAILTHDNPEPDSIASATALQAIAGAFGVEADILYTGDVGHQENRAFVNLLGIDLVARSEAPDLSEYGTVAAVDLAKSAEDSFDFETDIDIYLDHLEADVPFDARFVDVRTNVSSTSTILTKYLQEFDQSPTEAVATALLYGIRAETLDFKRDTTPADLTAAAYLHPFANHDTLEQVESPSMSPETLDVLAEAIQNREVQGSHLFSTAGFIRDREALAQAAQHLLNLEGITTTAVLGIADDTIYLAARSKDIRLNIGNVLDEAFSEMGDAAGHSTQGSLEIPLGIFTGIESSGDNRDTLLNLTEEAVRRKLFDALGVEGGSESGNTS; encoded by the coding sequence ATGAGTAGTGGGGTATCCGGATCGGCGAGAACGCGATACGCGATCCTCGGTTGCGGGAGCGTCGGGCACGCCGTCGCGGAGGACCTGACCGGCCGCGGCAAGGACGTGCTCATCCTCGATCGCGACGAGAGCCGGGTCGAGGCGCTCCGCGACCAAGACCTCAACGCCCGCGTGCAGGATATCGCCGACCCGGACGTGGTCGAGGCGATCGACGACCGGGACATCGTGTTGATCTTGGCGAGTGACGTCGAGGCGAACAAGGCGGCCGTCTCGGCGGTGCGCGACACCGGTGGCGACCACTACGTCGTCGTCCGCGCCTCGGACCCCGTCAGCGAAGACGAACTGCGCGAGCGCGGCGCCGACGTGGTGATAAACCCCTCGACGGTGATCGCCGACAGCGCGCTCCAGTCACTGGAGACCGGCGAGCTGGAGTACATGGCGCGTCAGCTCGCGGAGATTATCGAGGACGGGGATGGGCGGATGGCGATCTTGACCCACGACAACCCGGAGCCGGACTCAATCGCGTCGGCGACCGCGCTGCAGGCCATCGCCGGCGCGTTCGGCGTCGAGGCGGACATCCTCTACACCGGAGACGTCGGCCACCAGGAGAACCGCGCGTTCGTCAACCTCCTTGGGATCGACCTAGTGGCCCGCTCGGAGGCACCCGACCTCTCGGAGTACGGGACGGTCGCTGCAGTCGACCTCGCAAAGTCGGCCGAGGACAGCTTCGACTTCGAGACCGATATCGACATTTATCTCGATCACCTCGAAGCCGACGTCCCCTTCGACGCCCGGTTCGTCGACGTACGGACCAACGTCTCCTCGACCTCGACGATCCTCACGAAGTACCTCCAAGAGTTCGACCAGTCGCCGACGGAGGCGGTTGCGACCGCCCTCCTCTACGGGATCCGCGCCGAGACGCTCGACTTCAAGCGGGACACGACACCCGCGGACCTGACCGCCGCCGCGTATCTCCACCCGTTCGCGAACCACGACACGCTCGAACAGGTGGAGTCGCCGTCGATGAGCCCCGAGACGCTGGACGTACTCGCGGAGGCGATCCAGAACCGCGAGGTACAGGGGAGCCACCTGTTCTCGACGGCCGGGTTCATCCGCGATCGTGAGGCGCTCGCGCAGGCGGCCCAACATCTCCTCAACTTAGAGGGGATCACGACGACCGCCGTCTTGGGAATCGCTGACGACACGATCTACCTCGCGGCTCGCTCGAAGGATATCCGGCTGAATATCGGTAACGTCCTCGACGAGGCATTTTCCGAGATGGGCGACGCCGCCGGTCACTCAACACAGGGCTCGTTAGAGATTCCGCTCGGCATCTTTACCGGGATCGAGTCGAGCGGCGACAACCGAGACACCCTGCTCAACCTCACCGAGGAGGCCGTCCGCCGAAAGCTGTTCGACGCGCTCGGCGTCGAGGGCGGGAGCGAGAGCGGGAACACCTCGTGA
- a CDS encoding thioredoxin domain-containing protein, translating to MERTRRSLLAGTMSIGVVGAAGCLGGGSDGNDGGNDGGNDGSDSSGVDLDLGQYDCDLTEPENPDLDYRPVIVDPEADVVVQAFEDFTCGHCATYKLEHFPTIREEYIDPGEVRYEHWDFPIPVNETWAVPVASAARGVGARQGAEAFFSFASTAYESQGNYSGEAIGAAAEAAGADPCAAIADAQFSAYEEASMSDRSEGESMGLAGTPTIFVNGEAVADYQAETIAAAIDEAL from the coding sequence ATGGAACGCACGCGGCGGTCCCTGCTCGCAGGTACGATGTCGATCGGCGTCGTCGGCGCGGCGGGGTGTCTCGGCGGTGGAAGCGATGGGAACGACGGGGGAAATGACGGCGGGAACGACGGCTCCGACAGCAGCGGTGTCGACCTCGATCTTGGCCAGTACGATTGCGATCTGACCGAACCGGAGAACCCGGACCTCGACTACCGGCCGGTCATCGTCGACCCGGAGGCCGACGTCGTCGTGCAGGCGTTCGAGGACTTCACCTGCGGTCACTGCGCCACCTACAAGCTGGAGCACTTCCCGACGATCCGCGAGGAGTACATCGATCCCGGCGAGGTGCGCTACGAACACTGGGACTTCCCGATCCCCGTCAACGAGACGTGGGCAGTCCCCGTCGCCAGCGCGGCTCGCGGGGTCGGCGCGCGGCAGGGCGCCGAGGCGTTCTTCTCGTTCGCCTCGACGGCCTACGAGTCACAAGGGAACTACAGCGGGGAGGCGATCGGTGCCGCCGCGGAGGCCGCTGGCGCGGATCCCTGCGCCGCCATCGCCGACGCGCAGTTCTCGGCCTACGAGGAGGCGTCGATGAGCGACCGGAGCGAAGGCGAGTCGATGGGCCTCGCGGGGACGCCGACAATCTTCGTGAACGGCGAGGCGGTCGCCGATTACCAGGCGGAGACGATCGCGGCGGCGATCGACGAGGCGCTGTAG
- a CDS encoding PGF-CTERM sorting domain-containing protein, translating to MSDSDEDDEEDEEEDNEEDEDEDEEEDNEEDEDEDEEEDNEEDEDEDEEEDNEEDEDEDEEEDNEEDEEEDNEEDEEEDNEEDEEEDNEEDEEEDNEEDEDETDSDEAELDPPGQQPNPPGQQPNPPGQQPNPPGQQPNPPGQQPNPPGQQPNPPGQQPNPPGQQPNPPGQQPNPPGQQPNPPGQDLDSDEPDSEETESEEEEDDEEEDEEEEDDEEEDDEEEDDEEEDDEEEDEDEEDEDEEDEDEEEDEETDSEETESDSSTETGSPETETDSSDTETDTTETETNSSSTEPESSPETDSPGTDPDSNGNTNSDGGGGPSGSSGSSGSTDSSGSSRSSGSATAGDEEPTVVRSESNESITVEIDGATGERYDIAVNLAGPSNSDPAVSVTSVAVDPAGDRAAFETTIGRPTAEPSGRDPVPHGVALGHIEFDSTLDADGTSAATLQFDIDEETIPGGLGPENVAVLRYADGAWTTENVGHDVEGDTHTVTLSYATPVAVVALEPGRVEVVESVVPADQVRVGHETALRATVENPGDRPTTRNLTVSMNGESVAEREVALDPGENATVQIRFRPRESGTVSLEGNEVGAITLFDDDDGATSTDAETNEDIPGFGVIVAVLALLVTAFGARVRRS from the coding sequence GTGTCAGACTCGGATGAGGACGATGAGGAGGACGAGGAAGAGGACAATGAGGAGGACGAGGATGAGGACGAGGAAGAGGACAATGAGGAGGACGAGGATGAGGACGAGGAAGAGGACAATGAGGAGGACGAGGATGAGGACGAGGAAGAGGACAATGAGGAGGACGAGGATGAGGACGAGGAAGAGGACAATGAGGAGGACGAGGAAGAGGACAATGAGGAGGACGAGGAAGAGGACAATGAGGAGGACGAGGAAGAGGACAATGAGGAGGACGAGGAAGAGGACAATGAGGAGGACGAGGATGAGACCGACTCGGATGAAGCGGAGCTCGACCCTCCCGGTCAGCAACCCAATCCTCCCGGTCAGCAACCCAATCCTCCCGGTCAGCAACCCAATCCTCCCGGTCAGCAACCCAATCCTCCCGGTCAGCAACCCAATCCTCCCGGTCAGCAACCCAATCCTCCCGGTCAGCAACCCAATCCTCCCGGTCAGCAACCCAATCCTCCCGGTCAGCAACCCAATCCTCCCGGTCAGCAACCCAATCCTCCCGGTCAAGATCTTGATTCGGATGAGCCAGACTCTGAGGAGACCGAATCTGAGGAGGAGGAGGATGATGAGGAAGAGGACGAGGAGGAGGAGGATGATGAGGAGGAGGATGATGAGGAGGAGGATGATGAGGAGGAGGATGATGAGGAGGAGGATGAGGACGAGGAGGATGAGGACGAGGAGGACGAGGATGAGGAAGAGGACGAGGAGACTGACTCTGAGGAGACGGAGTCCGACTCTAGTACAGAGACGGGCTCTCCAGAGACGGAGACCGACTCCAGCGATACGGAAACAGACACTACCGAGACTGAGACAAACTCTTCCAGCACTGAGCCTGAATCGAGTCCGGAGACCGACTCTCCCGGGACAGATCCCGACTCGAACGGAAACACCAACTCCGATGGCGGAGGCGGGCCGTCCGGATCTTCTGGATCCTCGGGGTCCACTGATTCGTCAGGCTCATCCCGCTCGTCAGGCTCGGCCACGGCGGGCGACGAGGAGCCGACCGTGGTTCGGTCGGAGTCGAACGAGTCGATCACCGTCGAGATCGACGGCGCAACCGGCGAGCGCTACGATATCGCAGTGAACCTCGCTGGCCCGTCGAACTCGGATCCCGCCGTGTCGGTGACCTCGGTCGCGGTGGATCCGGCCGGTGACCGAGCGGCGTTCGAAACGACGATCGGGCGGCCGACGGCCGAGCCGAGCGGTCGCGATCCCGTCCCCCACGGAGTAGCGTTAGGGCACATTGAGTTCGATTCGACGCTCGATGCGGACGGCACGAGCGCGGCGACGCTCCAATTCGACATCGACGAGGAGACGATTCCGGGTGGGCTGGGGCCAGAGAACGTTGCAGTGCTTCGGTACGCCGACGGCGCGTGGACGACGGAGAACGTCGGCCACGACGTTGAGGGGGACACCCACACGGTGACACTCTCGTACGCGACGCCCGTGGCCGTCGTCGCGCTCGAACCCGGACGCGTCGAGGTCGTCGAGAGTGTCGTGCCGGCGGATCAGGTTCGGGTGGGCCACGAGACGGCGCTCCGGGCAACGGTCGAGAACCCCGGTGACCGCCCGACAACCCGAAACCTCACTGTCAGTATGAATGGCGAGTCCGTTGCCGAACGGGAGGTGGCACTCGACCCCGGTGAGAATGCGACCGTCCAGATCAGGTTCCGACCACGCGAGAGCGGAACGGTGTCGCTCGAGGGGAACGAGGTCGGCGCGATCACGCTGTTCGATGACGACGATGGCGCGACGTCGACTGACGCCGAAACAAACGAGGACATTCCCGGATTTGGCGTGATCGTCGCGGTGCTCGCGCTCCTCGTGACAGCGTTCGGTGCCCGGGTTCGACGGTCGTGA
- a CDS encoding sugar phosphate nucleotidyltransferase, producing MKAVVLAGGYATRLWPITETRPKMFLPVGENTVIDEIFEDFEADDRIDEVFVSTNERFADAFADYLTDSPFKKPTLSVEETVEEDEKFGVVGALAQLVERENVDDDLIVVAGDNMISFDLSDFADFFESKGTPTLAAYDVGDRERAKSYGLVDLDGDEVIDFQEKPDDPKTTLVSIACYAFPAETLPDLSTYLEDGNNPDEPGWFLQWLQKRGAVHAYTFDGAWFDIGTADSYLDAVEYALDGGTLVADDAIVENSDLGDVVHVMSGATVTDSTLERAVVFPNVTITDSEIRNSVIDEGATLEGVDLSGALIGSHTSITEGDDF from the coding sequence ATGAAAGCTGTCGTACTCGCTGGGGGTTACGCGACGAGACTCTGGCCGATCACCGAGACCCGACCGAAGATGTTCCTCCCGGTCGGCGAGAACACCGTCATCGACGAGATCTTCGAGGATTTCGAGGCTGATGACCGCATCGACGAGGTGTTCGTCTCGACGAACGAGCGCTTCGCCGACGCGTTCGCCGACTATCTCACCGATAGCCCGTTCAAGAAGCCCACCCTCTCGGTCGAGGAGACCGTCGAGGAAGACGAGAAGTTCGGCGTCGTCGGGGCGCTCGCCCAGCTGGTCGAGCGCGAGAACGTCGACGACGATCTCATCGTCGTCGCCGGCGACAACATGATCAGCTTCGATCTGAGCGACTTCGCCGACTTCTTCGAGAGTAAGGGAACGCCGACGCTGGCCGCCTACGACGTGGGGGACCGCGAGCGCGCCAAGTCCTACGGGCTCGTCGATCTCGACGGCGACGAGGTCATCGACTTCCAGGAGAAGCCCGACGACCCGAAGACGACGCTCGTCTCCATCGCGTGTTACGCGTTCCCCGCGGAGACGCTGCCCGACCTCTCGACGTACCTTGAAGACGGCAACAACCCCGACGAGCCGGGGTGGTTCCTCCAGTGGCTCCAGAAGCGCGGCGCGGTCCACGCGTACACCTTCGACGGCGCGTGGTTCGACATCGGCACCGCCGACAGCTACCTCGACGCGGTGGAGTACGCGCTCGACGGTGGAACGCTCGTTGCCGACGACGCGATCGTCGAGAACTCCGATCTCGGCGACGTGGTCCACGTCATGTCGGGCGCCACCGTCACCGACTCGACGCTCGAACGCGCCGTCGTCTTCCCGAACGTAACGATCACTGACTCGGAGATCCGCAACTCCGTGATCGACGAGGGCGCCACGCTGGAGGGAGTGGACCTGTCCGGCGCGCTGATCGGCTCGCACACCTCGATCACCGAAGGCGACGACTTCTAA
- a CDS encoding MFS transporter has protein sequence MTEDDHGERRRLGAVVLAVLISQVLLYPGVPNLVVALGAPAGIDAGMWFLVAEFGAFVTFAVVWGAASDALGRRAPLIVAGALGGAASYIALAAVPEFEFGFRAALAVRVVGGALTIGAFSLAITSLMDLRGGNGRNMGTAGVAIGLGAAVGSVVGGALADLNAFYPVYAGAAVLAGAGLLAATVDDKVVTDRPADASGAQNDVGFRDVLAQARTTHGLFVPLAFGFVDRLTAGFFALVGVYYFQDPETFGLSAGAAGATLALFFVPFAVLQAPFGSLSDRVGRFLPVVLGSIAYGIVTIGVGVAPVYPVAAALMVLVGVCGALMAPATMALVTDLVEPEARGAAMGLFNVFGSLGFLAGFLIGGSATDLFGYTPAFLAVGGLELAIALALFPAVRSIAPGDGLLGLGGGTGRSPSE, from the coding sequence ATGACGGAGGACGACCATGGCGAGCGGCGACGGCTGGGCGCCGTCGTGCTCGCCGTGTTGATCTCGCAGGTACTCTTGTACCCCGGGGTTCCGAACCTGGTGGTCGCGCTCGGGGCGCCCGCGGGTATCGACGCCGGGATGTGGTTCCTCGTCGCGGAGTTCGGTGCGTTCGTTACTTTCGCGGTCGTCTGGGGCGCCGCGAGCGACGCGCTCGGTCGACGGGCACCGCTGATCGTCGCCGGCGCGCTCGGAGGCGCGGCCTCGTACATCGCGCTCGCCGCAGTCCCCGAGTTCGAATTCGGCTTCCGGGCGGCGCTCGCGGTCCGGGTCGTCGGCGGCGCGCTCACCATCGGCGCCTTCTCGCTGGCGATCACTTCGCTGATGGACCTCCGCGGCGGCAACGGGCGCAACATGGGAACCGCCGGGGTCGCTATCGGGCTTGGCGCGGCGGTCGGCTCGGTCGTCGGCGGTGCGCTCGCCGACCTGAACGCCTTTTACCCCGTCTATGCCGGCGCCGCGGTGCTCGCGGGGGCAGGGCTACTCGCGGCTACCGTCGACGACAAGGTCGTCACCGATCGGCCGGCCGACGCGAGCGGCGCCCAGAACGACGTGGGCTTCCGCGACGTGCTCGCTCAGGCGCGGACGACCCACGGGCTCTTCGTCCCACTCGCGTTCGGTTTCGTCGACCGACTCACGGCCGGGTTCTTCGCGCTCGTCGGAGTTTACTACTTCCAGGACCCCGAGACGTTCGGCCTCTCGGCGGGGGCGGCGGGAGCGACGCTCGCGCTCTTCTTCGTCCCCTTCGCGGTGCTGCAGGCCCCGTTCGGCTCGCTTTCGGACCGAGTGGGGCGCTTCCTCCCCGTCGTGCTCGGGTCGATCGCGTACGGGATCGTCACTATCGGCGTCGGTGTGGCGCCGGTCTACCCCGTCGCCGCCGCACTCATGGTGCTTGTCGGTGTCTGCGGCGCGCTGATGGCGCCGGCGACGATGGCGCTCGTCACGGATCTGGTCGAGCCCGAGGCCCGCGGCGCGGCGATGGGACTGTTCAACGTGTTCGGCTCGCTCGGGTTCCTCGCCGGCTTCCTCATCGGCGGGAGCGCCACCGATCTGTTCGGCTACACGCCCGCGTTCCTCGCGGTCGGCGGGCTCGAACTCGCCATCGCGCTGGCGCTGTTCCCGGCCGTGAGATCGATCGCGCCGGGCGACGGTCTCCTCGGACTCGGCGGCGGGACTGGGCGGTCGCCCTCGGAGTGA
- a CDS encoding prephenate dehydrogenase/arogenate dehydrogenase family protein, which produces MDILVVGAGEIGRWIADTVLADESPIDATVAFTDRDPAVADDAAAGRDAEAIPVDSDTTHDAVCLAVPMSAVPAAVEAYASRAERAILDVSGEMTDAIAAMREHAPDRERASYHPLFAPPRVPGNVAAVVDEGGPVVEEITAAIEAGGNEVFETTPAEHDEAMETVQAGAHAAVLAWRLAGDDVREEFHTPVSAALDEVADTVTEGSPEVYAEIQRAFDGADDVAAAAREIADSDSEAFAALYERARGDREGRERHE; this is translated from the coding sequence ATGGACATCCTCGTGGTGGGCGCGGGCGAGATCGGCCGCTGGATCGCCGACACCGTGTTGGCCGACGAGTCGCCGATCGACGCGACCGTGGCGTTCACGGACCGCGATCCCGCAGTCGCTGACGACGCGGCCGCCGGACGTGACGCAGAGGCGATCCCGGTCGATAGCGACACCACCCACGACGCGGTGTGTCTCGCGGTGCCGATGTCGGCGGTCCCAGCCGCCGTCGAGGCATACGCGTCCCGCGCAGAGCGGGCGATCCTCGACGTCTCCGGAGAGATGACCGACGCGATCGCGGCGATGCGCGAACACGCGCCGGACCGCGAGCGCGCGAGCTACCACCCGCTGTTCGCGCCGCCGCGCGTCCCCGGCAACGTCGCCGCGGTCGTCGACGAGGGCGGCCCGGTCGTCGAGGAGATTACCGCCGCGATCGAGGCCGGCGGCAACGAGGTGTTCGAGACGACGCCCGCTGAACACGACGAGGCGATGGAGACGGTGCAGGCCGGCGCACACGCGGCCGTGCTCGCGTGGCGGCTCGCGGGCGACGACGTGCGCGAGGAGTTCCACACTCCCGTCTCGGCCGCGCTCGACGAGGTCGCCGACACCGTTACCGAGGGGTCGCCCGAGGTGTACGCCGAGATCCAGCGCGCCTTCGACGGTGCCGACGACGTGGCCGCGGCGGCCCGCGAGATCGCCGATTCCGACTCGGAGGCGTTCGCGGCCCTCTACGAGCGCGCCCGCGGCGACCGCGAGGGACGGGAGCGACACGAGTGA